The bacterium genome has a window encoding:
- a CDS encoding glycerophosphodiester phosphodiesterase, translating into MKIAHRGASGAYPENTLAAFAAAVEQGADMVELDVHLSADSQLVVIHDETVDRTTGGSGAVGALTVAQMAALDAGGGQKIPTLAEVFALVRGRCNVNVELKGPGTAGPAAALIRLEVLGHAVPVDRFVVSSFDLDQLEQIKVIAPEIRRAPLYGDKLPEDYLAVAHALGAWSVNLNKGVITAGLVKRCHKQGFRVLVWTVDEPEEIARLKALGVDGIIGDYPDRL; encoded by the coding sequence CGGGGGCCTATCCCGAGAACACCCTGGCAGCCTTTGCCGCGGCCGTGGAGCAGGGCGCCGACATGGTGGAGCTGGATGTCCACCTGAGCGCCGACAGCCAGCTCGTTGTGATCCACGATGAGACCGTGGACCGCACCACCGGCGGCTCGGGAGCCGTGGGCGCGCTGACTGTAGCCCAGATGGCGGCCCTGGATGCCGGCGGAGGGCAAAAAATCCCGACCCTGGCCGAGGTGTTTGCCCTGGTCCGGGGCAGGTGCAACGTGAACGTGGAACTCAAAGGCCCCGGCACGGCCGGGCCGGCGGCGGCGCTCATCCGTCTGGAGGTGCTGGGACACGCCGTGCCGGTTGACAGGTTCGTGGTCAGCTCCTTCGACCTGGATCAACTTGAGCAGATCAAAGTGATCGCGCCGGAGATACGCCGGGCGCCGCTCTATGGGGACAAGCTGCCGGAGGATTATCTGGCGGTAGCGCACGCGCTCGGGGCCTGGTCGGTGAACCTGAACAAAGGCGTGATAACGGCCGGGCTGGTGAAACGATGCCATAAGCAGGGTTTCCGGGTCCTGGTCTGGACAGTGGACGAGCCGGAGGAAATCGCGCGCCTCAAGGCCTTGGGCGTGGATGGCATCATCGGCGACTACCCGGACCGGCTGTGA